The following nucleotide sequence is from Manis pentadactyla isolate mManPen7 chromosome 13, mManPen7.hap1, whole genome shotgun sequence.
GAAACCCCACTCTCTGACTGTTTCACATATCTTAGGGGTCAAATTGCCAATCATGAAAGCTCACCTCCAATATTGATTATCTACAAAGAAGTAGGTCTTATAGTGAAGTGGGTTAAAAACAGCTGCATCAATTTTTTTCACAAAGTCAGGAAAGCCCAGAGAATGTATGCTCTTGGGATACTTGGGCTGTGGTCTTAAATCGCTGATTAACCAGTACTTATCATCTgtgaagacaaagaaaatgaTGATTGTATGAAATCATATAGAAAAAGTAATAGAAATAGTTACTCACTACAAACCTCATTCTTTACCCACAGTTCCAAACTGTATAGCTTCTTGTTTTCTTAAACATGGTCTACCTCCtatggttctgtgtatttttcaagtACTATTATCTcatatttttcaaacttttcctGAAAGTTTTATTATTACCTATTTGAGCTTATAGTTCAGATCCATTAATAAAATTGGAGTACCTTTTTGGTTTATGTTTATAAAAATCAGTAGTATTTCCTTATTAAGTTTCTTCCCTAAAGTTGACTCAGTACCAAAACTTTACATTGGAAttacctttaaaaacaaaaactttatttCTGGCTCTAATTTCATAAGCAGCTTGAATGCCAGATGGTAATGTTGGCCACAAGGAAGAAATTAGACTAACATTGCTCTTTGGACTCTCTGGAATCTTCCACCAGACGAACCTGATGAAAAACATTTAACACATgttaaaaatcactatagactTAAAACAATGAATTGTGAGTGAGAAGGATCTATAAAATGATTTAGTATTTCCTTCTATTATCTTCACATTCTGTTCCATGGATGTCTTTGTAGGAGCACCACAAGAAAATGTCTTAATCAACTCtttgataataacaataattttaaCAGTCAAATCAATATATGGGAATGCCTTGGTGCTTAAATGAAGGGATTACATTCTAGTCTGCCCCCACAATCTATTCACCAGTTTTGCAATCTAAATAAAGGAAGTCACTTATGCTTaagtatctcagtttttaaaTCTCAGAAATTGAGAGTAATGAAACAAGAAATCAATttcaagaagaaaactgaaagaaaaccACAAATGTGGAAACTAAACCACATACTACTAAACAACCAACagatcaaggaaaaaaaatcaaacagaaatgaaaaaatacctgatgcaaatgaaagtgaaaatgaaaacacaatgttcCAAAATCTATGGGCCGCAGTCAAGGCAGTTTCAAAGAGGGAGGTTTATACTGATACAAGCCCatcttaagaaacaagaaaaatctcaagtaAACAATCTAATCTTACACTTAAAGGAACTAGAAAGAGAATAACAAAGTACAAATTTAGtacaaggaaagaaataataaagatcagagcagaaataaatgaaataaagacaaagagaaaatattagtaaaattcagagcttattctttgaaaagatgagcAAAATTTATAAATCTTTAGTCagattcatcaagaaaaaaagagagagagcccaaataaaatgagaaataaaagggaGGTCACAAGCAATACCACAGGAATAGCAAGGATCATTAGAGActgctatgaacaattatatgccagcaAACAAGACAACCCAGAGGAAATGGGCAAATTTCTAGAAGCATACAGTGTTCCAAGTCTGCATTAGGAAgtgatagaaaatctgaacagaccaataactagtaatgaaattgaatcagtaataaaaacacTCCTCAAAACAAAAGTCCAGGCCTGATGGTTTCACAAGAGAATTataccaaacatataaagaagagttaatatctATACTTCTTAAACTATTCCAAAATATTGAGGTGGAAGGggtgctcccaaactcattctatgaggtcagtatTACCCagatgccaaaaccaggcaaagacacaaccaaaaaagaaaattacagacaaataccTCTGATGAAGACCAATATCtctaatagatgcaaaaatcctcaacaaaatgttagcaagcCTAATTCAAcagtgcattaaaaaataaactggattAGAAACCTAAATGCACAACCTAAaatcataaaattcctagaagaaaacataagcagtaaactcTTTGACACtggtcttgtaattttttttctgggtatgtctcctcaggcaagagaagcaaaagcaaaaataaatgagtgggactatatcaagctaaaaagcttctacatgGAAAAGGAAGCTGTTAACaagatgaaaaggcaacctactgaataaaagaagatatttgcaaatgatccATTCaaaaaggggttaatatccaaaatacatgaaaacaacaaataatcttatttaaaaatgggcagagggctgaatagacattttccaaagaagacatacaaatggccaatagacacctaaaaagatgttcaatatcactaatcaactgggaaatgcaaatcaaaccccagtgagatatcacttcacaccagtcagaatggctagtgttaaaaagacaagaaataaatgttgacaaggatgtggaaaaaaggcaATTCTTgcgcactgttggtgggaaggtaaattagtttgGGCACTATGGAAAGCACtagaaggttcctcaaaaaattaaaaatagaactaccgtaCAATTTGGAAATTatacttctggatatttacccaaaggaaaaaaaattcaaaaagatatatgcatccctatgcttattgaagcattatttacaatagccaagatatggaagcaatctaagtgtccatcgatagataatgggaaaagaaattgtggtacacacacacacacacacacacacacacactcacacacaatgaatattactcagccataaaaataatgaaatcttgccatttgcagcaacatggatggaccgcAAGGGTATTACACTAATTAAagcaagacaaagacaaatactgcataattttacttatatgtggaatcaaaaaacgtaaaacaaaacaaatgaacaaacaacagaaacagacttacagatacagagaacaaactggtagttgTCATAAGGGAAGGTGTGTGGGGGAcagacaaaataggtgaagggaattaagAGGTACCGTCTTCCAGTTCTAAAATTAATAAGACATGGAGATGTCATGTACTACACAGGAAATATAGGCAATAATATTGTAGCGACTTTGTATAGAGACAGATGGTaattagacttattgtggtgaccgtttcataatgtatgtaaatacTGAATTACTATGTTGCACAAATGAAGCTAATACAATATTGTAGGTCAGTTATACTTTAGTTTAAAAATATGGAGAGTGTTTGTCTTCCCTACCCAATGCTAATCTTCTCCACTCCCCTATCCTTCTAATATCTGCTTCAATCTGTTTTCTAAGACAAATACAATAAGTCATCCTAGAATTCTCTTCTTTATAATCAAGGATCAAATCTTTTAAATAGGTATTTTGTCAGAGCTTCAACTCCAGGCTTCACCATTTTAATCTATGATTAAAATAGTTTGTCTTCTTTGCTTCCTGTCTTATTTTTCACCAACCCGGATTCCTACTGCAAATCCATCTTTTACACACCGATTTTCTAGTTAAAACACAAGTATAATCACACTGCTCTCTTGCTTCAAAATCTACAAGCTCTCTCCACTTCAGACTCATGTCCAACTTCCTACTCACAATTTTCGTCTACTTCCTTTTCCACTATtctctgacaaaaaaaaaagaagtctaagGACAGAACCCTTAGTATTGTGAGACATGAAGATATGAAGAAGAAGATCCTacctgtctttaaaaaaatatattttatttcctactGTAGTGACAGCATCAAAACTCAAACTGGAGTCACAGGTAGTTGATTCTGTATTGTCAGGATTTGACAAGGGTTGGTTCTTTACTGGATGCcctgaaaaatacatttcaagaaacattagaaaaaaaaatctgtattttagcTCCCATTATATATTATAGAAATAACCTCATTGCTTGTTTCCCACCTAATTTGAACTCTTACAAATAATGACATGATGGCCCAAGaggaagaaacattttttaaacattcaatttttcttaatgaaaaatgcattaaaaacaatttaagcTTTCTATAATATTCTTAGGAAGCATATAATAAAGATTTTTTCCCCCATGTGGTTGCAACATCATGGAAGAGAAAAATGTGATCACCCTGGTTGTTCCAGTGAGGTTATTTCTTTGCACACCTTCTCAAGTAGACAATGGCATGTTGGATAGAAAGAACAAACTTCTTAATGCTCTGACATTAACATACTAGGTCTCTTTTGCTCATCTGTAAGTTGAAGAAAATATCTGTgctacctacctcacagggttttcATGGGACTCACAAAAGAGAAGAGTATCTTTATAAGGCAAAAACGGTAACAATATTTGACTCACCATAGAGAGACTGAATGCCACGTACGTCATCCGCAGAGAGGCGAAATGTGTTGGGGTTAACGTAACGGTAGGTAGGGAACATTATGGCTTTTGGGTCATTGGAATGGCCAAGACCCAAGGAATGGCCAAGTTCGTGAACAGCAACTAGGAACAAGTTTGTGCCTAAGAGGAAACCAAGCAAAGTAGGGAAAAGAGTAGTGAAACATCTAGAGGACACTGACACCACTGAAATCTGATATAACAGAAGGGAATATTTGGGAATCCTTTACTTATTTCCTCTCCCTCTTGCACAGGGGTTTtcaaccttggcactattgacattaTAGGCAGATAATTGTTGtcagggctgtcctgtgcactatAGATGTTTAAAAATATCTGGTTTTGACATTAAATTCAAGAAGCAAACCCCCCTACAGTTTTGTCAACCAAAAAGTGTCTCCACACATTGCCACATATCCCTTTTGGGGTAAAATTCTCTCTGGTTAAGGATCATTGCATTAGTAgacaaattaaatatattctgtTGTGAAAATTTCTAGAATAACTCATAGCCATGTTGAATAGCTCTCACTGATTCTAAATCAACCCCACTTGATTCTGCATTTACTCATGATCAGGGCTTCAGTGGATATAGAAAAATCTCTGGTAATCTTTTACTAAATCCTAGTATAAGGCCATATTAAGCTTCAGGTACTGTGAGTCACTGAGAAATGTACCACATTGTGTCAATTTCTTATACAACTGAAAGGAAGCCACCATGCTCTCTATTGACAGATGTGGACACAGTATCAGCAAAATTAACTGATCAAATTAAGTGCTTGAACAAAGATTCAAATCCAAGTTTGACTCTAAACCTTTTACTATACATGATTCTGAATGAAATCAAAGAGATTGTGCTTATAATTTgcacagttacatcatcaagttaTAATCAtgcctgttcattttttttctgtatgtgcTGGAGGATGCACTTTTGTAGGTAACAGAGAGGGGATGTATCTATTCTCTCAAATTTCTTAATTCTTGGAAGATTTGAATAACTCcagactgttctttttttttaatctgtgttcTAGTCTAATGCCTTCATTTCTGCCTCTCTTTTTCTATGGCAAAACTGAATCTCAGAAGAACAGACTTGGCCAGTTCACAAATCACTTAGCCACAGAGCCCAGCCTTGAAATACTCTCAGTACCCAAGTGTGAACAAAGTCTGCCTCTCTGCCTTGTGGGTGTCTAGGAGCAGAGACACTCCAAGCACCTCCTCTAACAATAGGGTTCAGCAACTAACTCAGAGATGCTTTCACTTCTCTCAAATTATGAGAAAGAAGCAAAGACTGGCATTCTCTACACTCTGCCTAAGACAGGGAAGAATAAACAAAGCCTTTTATAATTTGGCCTAAGCCTAAATTTATCCTATTCCTGTTTCCTATAATACTTTGTACCAAAGACCACCACTGGCCCTCATCTCAAAATAATGGATTTTTGTTTATGTCCTGTTCCCACTAGATTGTGTACTCTTCCAGGGTAGGACTGCGCCATTTTCATCTCTGTCCAAACACCCCCATCACCTAACACCATAATAGAGATCAGTAACCATCTAATTGTTCATCTAGTTTACTGTAAAACTTAGGCTAAGTGTAATTTTCATAAGTCACTCAGCTTTTTGAAAGCATAGAATTGAGCCAATTAAAAATAAGGCAACGTGGACAGGTAGAAAGTACACACTGGGTTAAGATAAGAGCTAGGAAATGTGCTGGCCCCACCTTTTCCACCAGCTAGCTACTAAACTTTTCATGGTATCAATTTCCTCTATTTATAAAGATCTgtattaaatgatttttctaaGGTTCTTTagagttccaaaacattttgttAAGGGCAACTAAATTTCCCATGTCAGATGAAAAGATTATAAGTCCCAAATAACTTTGGATATCTGGGCAAATTTAACATGTCTAGTTGAGGACTGCAACTGAGCAAGGTTTTAATCCTATATCTTGACAATGCTGAAGTTCTCTTCTGAATCAACAATTTTATAAGCATTAGGCCAGATTAAAACAAACAGCCTGTCTGGCCTACAAAATATAGTTTTCAAATGTGTGCAACATCAGCCAGACAGAGGGGATGTTGAGTACAGCATGTTCTTGATAACTTTCTCTCCATTTACTTTCTGTGTGAGTCAGTCATATAATCTAGAATTTTCAAATAGAAAGATCAGAAAGGCTTCTGATACAATGGCTGGAATTGTCCAGTGAATAGTCATTCTTCCAAACAGGGAAAGCTAGTTATCCCCATCACTCAACTATCTGAAAGGGATGATGACTTATAGCCCATCTGTAAATTCAAACAaggtattattaaataataaattgggtgttttgaaatttttatcccAGAATCACAAGAGACATGACCATATAACCTTGTGTTTCTTCATAAATTCTGTGTAATAAAATTTCATCTTTCTGTGTCACTATGAAGCTAGGAATACATTGGATCATGCAAATGGCCACCCTATCTTAGGTTTGTTGGCATACACAGAAATAATAGCTGTGTTTGCTGGAGTTTATGGATTGCACTGTCAAAAACGGATCACCTAAATAATAGCTTTTACCTTCTCATACTGTGGTTCTTAAGGTTCCTGAGTGTATACTGACAAACTGGCTCATCTTTGGAGTCTTATAACTGATCTTTGAGATAATCTAGTCCAATATACTCAATTTTTGGGGAGTGAAATTCAGACAAATTGTTACATTTTATTTAGTGGTGAAATTATAATCAGAACAAATTTCCCTGTCCTATAATCTTTTCTTAGAGTGAAGCCTTTCAAAATTGGAACATAATTTAGAATTTGTTAGGGTATTTTTGTAGTTTGGTTTATTTGCCCACCTTTGTAGTATTTAGTCCAGATTTCAGCCTCATCAAAATGTGCGTCCCCTCCAATGCCTGGTCCAGGCCCGTAAGCGTGGGCTATGACTCCTCCTCTGCCATCAAAAGGACTTGAGTCTccatgagctttttaaaaatgaaagaaaattagccCTTCGATACATTCTATAGGTCATGACAAATGATAAAGATGAAGTAAGCCCAAGTTCTCTACCTCCAAGTGCAAAACGTATCATAATGTCAGCAATGCCAGCATAAATTCTTTTGAATTTCAGGGGTGTCACATTGCTCCATACTTGAAAAGCTTTCTGGATGGAATAGTCAACATCTTCACGCTTCATGTCAGGAGTGTAATTATTGATTCTTTACCAACaaaatcaaaaagagaaaaatatatggaAACCAAGTGTTAACTGTCTTATTATTATACTTCATTTCTGCTAGCTTCAGTGGAGAACGAATCATTTCATAAATCAACAgtccagataaagaaaaaatgcttCAGTAGCTAAAGAAACATTTATCATTTATCATTCCTTAGATATAATTTGATTTCTTCTCATTCATGGTTTATAGGTCATCATTGTGAAGAATGTACATTCATAGAACCTTATACCTTTGTCCCTGCTCCCAGACTTCTGCATTTACCCATCTTGGCTATTCTATAACTTTCTCCTGTCTCTTATATAGTGTAGGTTTAGCTTCATTCTCCTTTTATTTGCAGTCTTCCTACTCTGCTCTGGACTGGCAAACCAAACAACTCACCCTTAAGTGAGAATCCCCACttctaaagaaaatgaattttaacaCAGGACTTGGATTTAGGGCTATATGTAAGTAATTCAGGTGTCTAGAAGTCAGACCTAGTCCATAGCTCGAATGTTACCTGTAGGTGATAAAACGTTTCTTCCACACTGGCCCCCCTGATACTCTCTTGAAATGGTGGACATCAGGCACTCCGCATCGAGGTGTGTGCATCACGTCCAGAGTAGGTGTGTCCAGTTTCCCAGTCACTTGTAGCCTGAAGAACTGCTGCATTTCCTGAATTTTATTCTCCATGTCGTTACTATTGTCTTTCATCCTTGTCATTGGAATTTTCTCCATCTCAAGGTCATAAAAGTTTGCCAAGTACCTCTGGGAAGCATCAGTTAGTAATTCATTATTATACATGGAAAGGTTTCTGCTGGAACTCTGTATATCTGACTCAACTGTACACTACTGCTTTTGAATCAGATATCAGACAATTaactataatgaaaaaaattcttaattttctgtGCTGTCAAATATGTGTCATAAACTAATAACAAACTTGATTCCTAGAAGCCCACTGAAAACACCTTTATGTCTCTACCTCTTCAAACTTGTTTCTACTCTTTGAAATCTATTTCAACATCTAACAAATCATGGCAAACCTTTATTGTCAGGATAGATTATTAATATAAGTTGGGTAAAAATTTCTTGCTTAAAAATCCAAAGCTTAAAACAGTGGATAACTTACAACAAATTCAAAGTTAAGATAGACTTAGGAAATGGGGAGGTCATACAAACTCATATAATTAGAGAAAAgacatgaaaaatatcttttttttaaaaaaaaaagaaagctcacAAAAAATCTGCGAAGAGTGAAGGTATAGCGTATTCTTAAATTATCGTGGCAGCGTGAAGTGGTTACATGAATCAAGCCATTGTTCAAATCCCAGATTATTAGCAGCCTTAAATTATTAATGGTAAACAGCATAGCAGAAGTAGAGCTCCAGTTATTTTGAACTAAAACTCTTTGGCCAAAGCATTTTAGTAGAAGGAATGGGTTCACTCACCAATTTTATAATACTCCTTCAAACCAACACCTTTTTCTTACATTCTCCTTTGCAAAGAAAAATTCAGGGTTAAAAGCAAATGGCCCCTTAAACCAAGTTTTCAGCTAATGCTTTTCAAGATTAAAATGATCAAtgtaataaattttgaaaacCAGGCTAGATAAATACTACAGTGTCAATACTTACTTGAGCAAATACTACGTCATTTTCTTCAGGGCTCTTATAGGTAGTCAGGGGAACAGCTCCAGAAGCTGTGACTTGCAGGACCAGTATTAGTAGAATAAACTTCATTCTAAACTTCTGAGTGGCTGATCCCAGTTTACCCTGTTCCTTTTCAGTACAAGTTCCTTAAATGTCCCTCTTTTTATAGCTCTTGGGGCAGGCTCTGTGAATATTAACTCCTTTGAGTGACTCACAGCTGATATCATCCTTTGATTTATCTCACAAACATGCAAACACAAGCATGGTCTTATCTAGGACCAACAATGGATCAATTAGCATTGAACTCATCACTCAGACAGCTAGGAgtatattatttcaaaataaataagctCCCACTTCTACCTGCCTTTACAAAATAAGCCATTACACAGGAAAATCTAAgcacctaaaatattttttaaaacttgaaagtgtatttttaaaagatcaatgCCTGAATTTTTACCCTAATAATTTCTTTATATTCATTATAGGTGAaataagctatttaaaaaaaattaaatttaaaaaggtagACAAATACAGTCCTTTTGATAGGATAGAAGAATCCTCTCTAAGCTGAATCTAGCTCTCTAGAGGACTGTGATATAGAGATTTCATGTTTAGCAAGGAAAAGTTCATAACATCGTGATGCATTGAtgtttgttctatgtgttgtacagacttAGATGTGTTGTTCCTGCAATGTGGGATCTTTAGCCATAGGATCTGAGGCCTAATAATTTCAACTGTGTAGCTGGGTAAAGAGACTCCAGCAGCAGGTTTCCCTACCTTCCAAATTGTTTGAAGTTAGCAGCATGAAGGTCAACACTTTGACTTTTAACTTACATTAAATTATAAGAAAAGTTTGCCTCTGGaatttctatcttcctatcagcTCAGCTTCCTTCACCATGACCTGGTTGTCCCATTAATGCAGAATTTGCCTCTCAGTCACTAGAGAATGTTTGAAGACTTAAAGCATTTAAGAGGAATAAACCACAAAGGTAGACGTGCAAGCAGTGGATCTCCTCCTGATTCTGTATGAACAGTCTggtggagttggggggatggggccACAAAACGGTGTGTTATGATTTAGTCATTGCTCTGCCCCACCTCCCACGCCTAGGAAATGCCAGTTGTTTCCCAGCATTTCCCTGAGGAAGGGGCTCCAGGAAAATGATTcctttcttgctttttcttttgtatttgtgcttgtaattttattaaatattgctGATTGTACTTCACAGAACAATTGGGCCAATATATACTCTCAATAACAATAAATCAGAGTACCTACTACTCCACACACATTCCAGCAGTGTATTATTAAACTTTTTGTACTTAACCAACCTGGTAAGTTAAAAATGGACATCTcggtgttgttttaatttgcatttttcttattaaaaatgaaagtgagcCACTTATTTTTCCATCTCATGAAATGTAGGTTCaatccttttatatttttttaattgacttgcAACAGCCCTTTATATACTTGGGAAACTAGATTTTTGTTTGAtgttagttaaaaatatttttctaattttattatttgtgttttgACTTTACTTATGGTTGATTTCCTATgcacattttacaaatatttccacATGGTAGAATTCACTGGTCTTTAATGGCTTCTAGGTTGTTGCCTACTTAGAAAGGTCTTCCCATTTTaagattatctttttaaaaatgttctcccATGAATTCCTTTAGCATTTTTATGGCTTATGATCCCCTTCTTaaataggaaggaaagaaggcaCTCCACACTGTACCTGGCACCCACCTTCAAACTCTACCTTTTCCAAGACCTGTGAATTGACCTCTAGGACCTTCAGGCATTTCATttgaaaatgaggataataacctTTTCCTCTTTGTGCCTTGTGATGACTAAATGAGGCAATGTGTTATGTATATCAGCACAGACTCTGGGTATCATTCCCTTCCCCTTGGCCTGACAGGAGGGCATATGCATCCTAAGTTTGCAACCAGGCATGGCTCTAGGGTTCACAAAGAGGAAGATATCATGGAAGAATTATaagttaaatatattcatatattgatTTTAATTCAATAGTCATAACAGGAGTATAACAGTTTGGCTAGAAAGCAGGAAGAATGGGATTTAACAAAAAATGTGGGAGGGGCTGTCTTTCCACTAGCAGAATgtagctccttgagggcagggtctgtctgtgttgtcCACCACTTGTATGTGGTGCCTAAAACTACCTCGAAgtcagtaggtgctcaataaatatgtgtgaaTGAATTGCGTTAGAGAATAGGGCCCACAAAGCATTAGTAGTGAACTTCCTTTGTGGGGGCCGTCACTACACAACTGTGCACTCCTGAACCTCCCTGAAAGCACAAAAGATCCTGTTTTAATCACAGCAGGAAGGAATCCAGTTCTTGAAAGACTTTCGGGAAGTCTAGAAAATGTAGGATGCAATATATATAAAACGTTAAAAGCTGCCCAATAtacaaaggaagtgaaaaaatGTCCTCACAGGAAGGTTTCTAAAAGTAGAAAACTATGCCCAAATTTTAATGGTCTCTGGGTCTTGGTTCACCAAATACCCCAAATAGGTCAGGTTTGAGTAGACAAGGACCATTTGGGCAACCATAGGACATTGCAGTGATTGTAACCTTCTGGGGTCAAATTCTGAGGTCAAGTCAGAATGTTCTGGGGTCAAGTCAGAATGAAGTCAGAATTTTAGCCCCATCATTTTGTGATGCTTGCCAGCCAATGTTACCTCTTAAAgacttaatttcttcatttgcaaaattgGAATTATAATAGGAACTACCTCAAGAGTTGTTACAATGATTAAACTAAAAGAGTTGTTATAATGATTAAACTTAATGCCAGACTTCCTTAAAAGTTCAATGATTTGCTATCTTCCTTCCTTTACTGCACTCGTAGATAAGACACTTCAAAGAGATTGGGAATGAGAATGGGTG
It contains:
- the LOC118921146 gene encoding macrophage metalloelastase-like yields the protein MKFILLILVLQVTASGAVPLTTYKSPEENDVVFAQRYLANFYDLEMEKIPMTRMKDNSNDMENKIQEMQQFFRLQVTGKLDTPTLDVMHTPRCGVPDVHHFKRVSGGPVWKKRFITYRINNYTPDMKREDVDYSIQKAFQVWSNVTPLKFKRIYAGIADIMIRFALGAHGDSSPFDGRGGVIAHAYGPGPGIGGDAHFDEAEIWTKYYKGTNLFLVAVHELGHSLGLGHSNDPKAIMFPTYRYVNPNTFRLSADDVRGIQSLYGHPVKNQPLSNPDNTESTTCDSSLSFDAVTTVGNKIYFFKDRFVWWKIPESPKSNVSLISSLWPTLPSGIQAAYEIRARNKVFVFKDDKYWLISDLRPQPKYPKSIHSLGFPDFVKKIDAAVFNPLHYKTYFFVDNQYWRYDEKKQLMDPGYPKLITTHLPETGPKIDAAFYYNRHYYFFQGSNILEYDAASLHVTRRLKSSIMLGC